The region GCTTTTAAACTCCAAAATAATATATTGCTAGACTTATGAAGGACAGCATTCTATCCACAAAGATTTTAACAGAGTCACAAGTAGAACTCGTTCTAAATACTGGAATAAGTCTTACCCATTATGACTTGCTAAAAACAGAACCCATTCACATGGATTCTACTGAAAACTGGGATCAAGTTATAATTACGAGCCAGAATGCCATTCCTGCGTTATTAGCCCATCGTAAATTCATAAAAAATGTTTATTGCGTAGGTGAAGTTACAGCCGTTTCTTTAAAAAAAAATGAAATCCACCCTATACATATTGCTAATAACGCTGTGGATCTTGCAAAAATATTAATCACCAACTATCCAGAAAAGAACTTCTTATATTTATGTAGTGAACAACGTAGAGATGAACTTCCAGCGATATTTCTCCAAGAAAAAATACCTTTAATAGAACTTTTTGTTTACCGATCTATTGCCGTCATGAAAAGCTTTGATCGTATTTTTGCAGCGGTAACTTTTTATAGTCCTAGAGGTGTGCACGCTTTCGCGAAAGCGAATCCCCACAACAAACCTCTTACCGCAATTTGTATAGGAAAAACCACCGCTAACACTGCTGCTGCTTATTATAAAAACGTAAAAATAGCAACAAAGCAAACCATAGAAAACACACTGATAACCGCAATAAAAGCGTTACGCAATGATTAAAAACGATCTTTTTTTAAAAGCCTTAAGAGGTGAAGAAGTAGCACGTCCACCAGTATGGATGATGAGACAAGCAGGAAGGTATTTACCAGACTTCATGAAGCTCAAGGCAAAATATGACTTCTTTACCAGGTGTCAAACTCCAGAACTTGCTACAGAAATAACCGTGATGCCTATCGATCAAATAGGTCCCGATGCAGCCATACTCTTCTCTGACATTCTTGTGATACCGCAAGCTATGAATATTGAAGTAGAAATGAAGAATGGCATAGGTCCCTGGTTACCTAACCCTATTAGAACGGTAAAAGATCTGGATCGAGTAATCGTTCCTGACGTAAAAGACTCTTTAAGTTATGTGTACGAAGCTATAGATATGACTAAAAAAGTACTGGATAATCGTGTGCCTTTAATAGGTTTTGCGGGATCTCCATGGACTATTCTATGTTATTGCGTACAAGGCCAAGGAAGTAAAAACTTTGATAAGGCAAAAGAATTTTGTTTCACACAGCCTGAAGCAGCACATATCCTGCTACAAAAAATTACAGACACTACCATTGCCTATCTTAAAGAAAAAGTAAATCACGGTGTGGATGCCGTTCAAGTTTTTGATTCTTGGGGCGGCATGCTTTCTCCTACTGATTATCAAGAATTCTCTTGGAAGTACATACAACAAATTATTGATGCCTTGAAACCACATACAGAGGTGATCGTTTTCGGCAAAGGATGCTGGTTTGCTTTAGGGGATATGGCAAAAAGTGGCGCAAGCGCTCTAGGTGTGGACTGGACTTGTAGCGCCAGAAACGCACGTTACCTCTCTGGTGGAAATATTACACTACAAGGTAATTTTGACCCATCAAGACTATTCTCTCCTCCAGCTGAAATCAAAAAAATGGTCACTCAAATGATCAATGAATTTGGTAAAGACCGGTTTATTGCTAATCTAGGACATGGGATTTTACCTAATATCCCAGTAGAAAATGCTCAAGCATTTGTGGATGCGGTGAAGGAATACGGTCAATAAATATGATTTATGTTTAAAAACATCCTGACAGGACTTATATCTTATAAAGACAGTTTTAAACTGATCAATGAATTGAAGCTTTGGTCGTTTTTCTTTGTTCCTATGGCCATAAGTTTGCTTTTTGGGATTGCTATTTTTTTTGCAGCTTATGGACTGTCAGACCATCTAGGTAGATTTTTTGCAAAGGTCTGGGTTTGGGAATGGGGAAGTGAAACCTTTACATCTATAGCTACCTGGCTAGGTGCTCTTGTTATACTAATTTTAGGATTCATTCTTTATAAACACGTAGTGATGGCATTGAGCGCACCATTTATGTCGCCAGTTTCTGAACGTATAGAAAAACACCTCTACCCAGAACTTTACGATCCTCATACACATAGAAAAACAAGCAATACACAACAATTGATACGTGGCTTACGCATCAACATTAGGAACTTATTTTATGAGATAGGCATTAGTATTCCGCTCCTCATTCTTTCATTTATACCGGTGGTAAATTTTGTAACCACTCCACTCCTGTTTTTAGTACAGGCTTATTATGCTGGTTTTGGAAATATGGATTACACTTTAGAACGACATTATGAATATAGAGATAGTGTTTCCTTTATAAAGAAGAATAAAGGTTATGCCATAGGTAACGGAATCGTTTTTATGGCCATGCTCCTTATACCAGTAATAGGTATAATTCTTGTTTTACCAGTTGCCGTTACCGCAGCGAGTAAAACCACACTGAAATTATTAAAAGAACAACAGACACAGATGCCCCATCAGCAACAAGGATCTGCTCCAAAACTAGAATCTTGAAAGAACAATTTTATTCCTTTATAGTAGGTCTTCAAAACACCATTACCTCGGCATTAGAAGCCGTGGACGGGAAGGCAACCTTCCATCAAGATGAATGGCATCGTGAAGAGGGTGGTGGTGGCTTTTCTCGTATCATACAAGAGGGAAACGTATTTGAAAAAGGAGGTGTCAGTATCAGTGCCGTTCACGGCGATCTGCCAGCAGCAATGCAAACTTATTTTAAGGTAGAAGACTGTAATTTCTACGCTACTGGATTGAGCCTGGTACTGCATCCAGAGAATCCAATGGTTCCTACTGTACATGCAAATTTCAGGTATTTTGAAATGTATGATGCTACAGGGAAAATGGTAGATTCTTGGTTCGGTGGTGGGCTGGATTTAACTCCTTATTATTTATTTGAAGAAGATGCGCGTCATTTCCATCAAGTATGCAAAGAGGTTTGCGATCGACATGAAATAGCAGACTACGCTCTTTTTAAGAAAAAATGTGATGCGTATTTTCATAATCCGCACAGAGAAGAAGCTCGTGGAATAGGCGGTTTATTCTACGATTACTGCAAGGCTTCAGAGCAGTTCTCGATGGAAGATTGGTTTGCTTTTCAAACCGATATGGCAAGTCATTTTCTGGACGCTTATGTTCCTATAGTTGAAAAGAGAAAAGATTTACCCTATACGGCTGAACAACGCAACTGGCAAGAAATACGTCGTGGACGCTATGTAGAATTCAATCTGGTACATGATAAAGGAACCCTTTTTGGACTTAAGACAAATGGCCGTATCGAGAGCATTTTAATGAGCCTTCCACCACATGTTCAATGGGTGTATGATCACCATCCAGAAACTGGTAGTGAAGAAGAAAAATTGCTTCGGGTATTACAAAATCCGGTAGATTGGGTTTAGCCTAAACCCTTCCTCTGGAAAGGGAACATACCATAGATTTTAATGGATATCGAACACCGATTAATGATTAAGCAAATTTTATTTTTTTAAATAAAAAGCCTAGGAGTGGATCTTCAAGTATTTTAGGTTGTACGTCAACAGGGCTTATCCTAGGACTCGCTGTTATAACTAATTATTCATTCTCATTACTCGAACTCGTTTTAAATAATTTTTTAAATATTCCGCTTTCTATATTTAAAAAAATAGAAGTTTATGTGGAACTTGATTCAGTGCGAATGCGAAAATCTTATACTTTTTGATTCAAATTCACAAAATAAACAATCGCTGCTATCACCATTAATCCCGCTAGAATCGCAAGGAATATTTTCCAAAAAGAATAAGGTCTGGTTCCATGAATTTTTCCCGTCTGTCCATTCACATAAAAATTATAACGTTTGCTATTAAATTTATAAGAACTGATATAAACCGGTAATAAAATGTGTTTAAAAGTCTCGTCGCTCAGCTGCATTTCTAGTCTATGAACAGGTTGCGTGTCCCCGCCTATATCACGACGCGCCCAAGCTGTGGCAATATCCCTAGCTTTTTCTTTAAATAGCGGAAACTGTTGTACCGAAATAGATGGTCGCAATTATAAAAGTCTACAATTTAAATTCGGCAGACGGCTATAGCTATTGATGAGTATTCCTTTTGCGATTCCTCAGTCTAATGGTCTAAAATGGAGTCCTGTTCATAAGGTTTTTGAGCAAATTTTGGATGTTTACGATTGCTGTTATAGGTAATTCTTTAAAACCTCATATTTATAAGTTAACTACTTGATTTACAGTTATTAAATAATTTTTATTCTACAAGACATTCATGAAAACAGACCCTTTATTCATGAATCTAGACTGGTATAATTTGCACAACACTTATACAATACTCTATATTTAAACTGTTGCTAATGAATGATTTATGAAAGCGTTTAAATCATGAGTTACCAATATTATCAAATTACAATGTAAGAACCTATTAAACCAGAAAGTCCTTTATAAGCTAAAGGTCCTCCAAGGCTAAACTGAAACAACACCATTGTAATTTTAGAAGTAGCGCTACATAAAACACTAACTATCAATTATGGAGTTTGCTTTCACAATGGATCGAATCGAGCATCAACTTTAATTTAAAAAACAAAATTATGAAAACCATATACCTATTACTCATAGCATTACTAGCCACTGCTTGCAACAGCGACGACACAGTAGATCCCGCATCCTTATTACCACCCATTACCATGACTGGAGAAAACACCTTTGGCTGCCTTATAGACGGCAAGTTCTTTAAACCTCGAGATGGCAGAAGTACGATTAATAGTGATAATAAGGGGTTACGAGTTGTATTATCTGAAGACAGTAATATTGAACTATTAGTTACAGATTTTAAGTCGCAAAACACAGGTAGTTTAGATTTACATATTGAAGATTTACTTAACATAGGTGAAGGAGCTTATCAAGTTGACGGTTCTAATAGTCTTTTGAACATTGATGGAAATAATAATACATATGTACATGGAAGAATTTATAATAGTAATACTAATAGGCTTGAGTGGTATGTCTCTTATGAAAACAGTGGCATTATTGAAGTAAATCGCATTACTAGAAACTCTAGCACAGGTAATATCATTTCAGGAACTTTTGAAGTCCAAATGATATCAATTGCAAATCCACAAGACACAGTAAGGATTCAGTCAGGTAGATTTGATATCAATACCCTCACTTTATTACAAACTGATTTTAATTAAAAAGACTGCCGTTGGAGCGGCAGTCTATAAATATTTAACAACTAACAAGCATTTTTATTAACCATTAAACACTCAAAGTTATGAAAAGAATTCTTCTTAGCATAGGAATAGGATTATCCTTATGCAACGCTACGGCACAAAATCAAGAAAAAACCCTTGATGATGCCCTAGTTACCGTCAATCAAGCTAGTGTTACTAGCGGTATCATTTATGAACGAGTAGTACAATTTGCAAATCTCTACAACTTTAACAGAGAACCAGATTTTGACACTGCCGACTATACTTATTTTAAACAAGCACTAAGCGAGATGCATCGTGCGAGTAATGAAGTGCTCTTTATAAATCGATCAGCATTAGATAGCCTGATGCAACAAGAAACAAATCATGTAGTTCCATTAGGTATATTGAATACGGATTTTCAACTACTGAATTACCGTTTTGAAGAGGTGCAGCAAGGTGGTTTAACCTATGATGAAAACACCCAAGAATTTTCTCAAATCTCTGGGCAACCCCCTTTTTATACCTTACATGCTACGGTTATTGCACCGCTGCACAAGGCTATTGCAGGAACTGGAATCACCTATAAAATTGATCCAACCTATCTTTTTCAAAATCAACAGCAACCTATTAAGACACTTACGGCAGATTTTGGGGATGGGGTTCCTAGAAATCTGATCAACAACTATAATTTACAGACGCAACAAATACAAGTTAATTACAACACTGATGGAGATAAGATAGCTACCTATCAAATAATTTATGAGGACAATACGAGCATCACTACAAAATCTAGTATTTATTTCAAATACCAAACACAAATAGGGCCTAAAACATTATCCCCTTTTTGCGCAGGAGATACGTATAAGGAAAATGGCAGAATAATAGCCGATATTCCTTTTACAGGGTATGAAGTAAATGATCCTACTATTTTAGCCGAAATTGATTACCGTATTTACTATTCAGAAAATGATGCCGGCAACAACCAACTAGACCATCCCATCATTATTCTCGATGGTTTTGATCCAGGGGATAAACGCAAAATAGAAGACTGCGATTGTGGTCAAGATCTTGACTGCGCCGCAGCAAATAAAGAAAATGGGCAATTCAATCCTAATCTTCATAACAGTATGTATGACTTTCAAGACTATTTAAATCGCGATGGGTTTCAAGAAAACGCACTTACAACATTAAGAGCAGAAGGCTTTGATGTCATCATGGTCAACCATCCTACTTATGATACCGCAGATATAAACACTGGCGAGATGTTTACCATAGATGGTGGTGCTTATTATATAGAAAGCAATGCCATGGCCTTGATCAAATTACTTCAAGAAACGAAGTCAAGAATGGCATCCACAGGAAGTACAGCTCAAATAAAGCTTGTGGGACCTAGTATGGGAGGACAGATATCTAGGTATGCTCTGGCTTATATGGAAGCTATGGAAGAGCAAACACAAGACAGTGATACCTGGGATCATAACGTATCGCATTGGGTGAGTATAGATAGTCCGCATTTAGGTGCAAATATTCCTTTAGGGGATCAAGCACTAATTTTCTTAATAAAGGAAATGTTGTCAGACGACGACAATGATGCTGCTGAAGATTTTTACGATAAACAATTATCTTCTCCTGCTGCAAAGCAACAACTTATTGAATTTCATAGACAAGCTCCTGGGCAGTCCCATCATCATGTAGACCAAAATTTATTGAATGCACAAACACTATTACAAGGATTTAGTCAAGACAGAGGAAATTCTTCTTTTACTGAGCATTATAATAATCAAGCCATAAATGGATTACCCAATTCTAATGGCTTTCCTACTAAATCTAAAAACTTGGCCATCATTAACGGTTCTCTTACTGGAAGTAGGTTATCTACCTTACCAAATGAAGATGGAGGTTTTTATTCCTATGCTGCTGATGGTGAAAAAGTACTTGGTGTGAAAAGTTTTGCCAGAGTCAGAATCAATTTACCATTAGGAAATATTGTTTTCCGCACGCATATTGCTACACTAGACTCGCACTTTATGTCTTCTGGTGCTAATGAGCGTGTGGCAAAGTTTTATAAGATTCCTACTACAAAAACAGTAATAGCACCTAACAATAATCAACGCGGCACTATGGACAACGTTCCTGGCGGATGGTTTTTAGCACAACAAGAAATTGCAGATGCCGTTACTGGTACCCGAAGCTTACACCTCACTTCAGATGCAACTGATAGTGGCACTGTAGCAACAGATGTGATCGGATGGATTCATGATGACATCATTGGCATTTCTGCTACCGATGATACACAAGTAAGGACATTGAATCCTATAAATTCCTTTATTCCTTCGTTTTCAGCGATTGCACATCTTAATCCTGATCAAAACTGGAATAACCCCTTAAATTTTGATTTAACCTGTGGCTCCAATAGGCTCACTCCATTTGATAGCTATTATGGCGAGTCCGTAAATACTCGACATACCAGTTTTAATCAAAATAGTATAGATTGGCTTATT is a window of Nonlabens sp. MB-3u-79 DNA encoding:
- a CDS encoding uroporphyrinogen-III synthase; the encoded protein is MKDSILSTKILTESQVELVLNTGISLTHYDLLKTEPIHMDSTENWDQVIITSQNAIPALLAHRKFIKNVYCVGEVTAVSLKKNEIHPIHIANNAVDLAKILITNYPEKNFLYLCSEQRRDELPAIFLQEKIPLIELFVYRSIAVMKSFDRIFAAVTFYSPRGVHAFAKANPHNKPLTAICIGKTTANTAAAYYKNVKIATKQTIENTLITAIKALRND
- the hemE gene encoding uroporphyrinogen decarboxylase; this encodes MIKNDLFLKALRGEEVARPPVWMMRQAGRYLPDFMKLKAKYDFFTRCQTPELATEITVMPIDQIGPDAAILFSDILVIPQAMNIEVEMKNGIGPWLPNPIRTVKDLDRVIVPDVKDSLSYVYEAIDMTKKVLDNRVPLIGFAGSPWTILCYCVQGQGSKNFDKAKEFCFTQPEAAHILLQKITDTTIAYLKEKVNHGVDAVQVFDSWGGMLSPTDYQEFSWKYIQQIIDALKPHTEVIVFGKGCWFALGDMAKSGASALGVDWTCSARNARYLSGGNITLQGNFDPSRLFSPPAEIKKMVTQMINEFGKDRFIANLGHGILPNIPVENAQAFVDAVKEYGQ
- a CDS encoding EI24 domain-containing protein, translating into MFKNILTGLISYKDSFKLINELKLWSFFFVPMAISLLFGIAIFFAAYGLSDHLGRFFAKVWVWEWGSETFTSIATWLGALVILILGFILYKHVVMALSAPFMSPVSERIEKHLYPELYDPHTHRKTSNTQQLIRGLRINIRNLFYEIGISIPLLILSFIPVVNFVTTPLLFLVQAYYAGFGNMDYTLERHYEYRDSVSFIKKNKGYAIGNGIVFMAMLLIPVIGIILVLPVAVTAASKTTLKLLKEQQTQMPHQQQGSAPKLES
- the hemF gene encoding oxygen-dependent coproporphyrinogen oxidase, producing MKEQFYSFIVGLQNTITSALEAVDGKATFHQDEWHREEGGGGFSRIIQEGNVFEKGGVSISAVHGDLPAAMQTYFKVEDCNFYATGLSLVLHPENPMVPTVHANFRYFEMYDATGKMVDSWFGGGLDLTPYYLFEEDARHFHQVCKEVCDRHEIADYALFKKKCDAYFHNPHREEARGIGGLFYDYCKASEQFSMEDWFAFQTDMASHFLDAYVPIVEKRKDLPYTAEQRNWQEIRRGRYVEFNLVHDKGTLFGLKTNGRIESILMSLPPHVQWVYDHHPETGSEEEKLLRVLQNPVDWV
- a CDS encoding DUF6252 family protein; its protein translation is MKTIYLLLIALLATACNSDDTVDPASLLPPITMTGENTFGCLIDGKFFKPRDGRSTINSDNKGLRVVLSEDSNIELLVTDFKSQNTGSLDLHIEDLLNIGEGAYQVDGSNSLLNIDGNNNTYVHGRIYNSNTNRLEWYVSYENSGIIEVNRITRNSSTGNIISGTFEVQMISIANPQDTVRIQSGRFDINTLTLLQTDFN
- a CDS encoding esterase/lipase family protein, whose protein sequence is MKRILLSIGIGLSLCNATAQNQEKTLDDALVTVNQASVTSGIIYERVVQFANLYNFNREPDFDTADYTYFKQALSEMHRASNEVLFINRSALDSLMQQETNHVVPLGILNTDFQLLNYRFEEVQQGGLTYDENTQEFSQISGQPPFYTLHATVIAPLHKAIAGTGITYKIDPTYLFQNQQQPIKTLTADFGDGVPRNLINNYNLQTQQIQVNYNTDGDKIATYQIIYEDNTSITTKSSIYFKYQTQIGPKTLSPFCAGDTYKENGRIIADIPFTGYEVNDPTILAEIDYRIYYSENDAGNNQLDHPIIILDGFDPGDKRKIEDCDCGQDLDCAAANKENGQFNPNLHNSMYDFQDYLNRDGFQENALTTLRAEGFDVIMVNHPTYDTADINTGEMFTIDGGAYYIESNAMALIKLLQETKSRMASTGSTAQIKLVGPSMGGQISRYALAYMEAMEEQTQDSDTWDHNVSHWVSIDSPHLGANIPLGDQALIFLIKEMLSDDDNDAAEDFYDKQLSSPAAKQQLIEFHRQAPGQSHHHVDQNLLNAQTLLQGFSQDRGNSSFTEHYNNQAINGLPNSNGFPTKSKNLAIINGSLTGSRLSTLPNEDGGFYSYAADGEKVLGVKSFARVRINLPLGNIVFRTHIATLDSHFMSSGANERVAKFYKIPTTKTVIAPNNNQRGTMDNVPGGWFLAQQEIADAVTGTRSLHLTSDATDSGTVATDVIGWIHDDIIGISATDDTQVRTLNPINSFIPSFSAIAHLNPDQNWNNPLNFDLTCGSNRLTPFDSYYGESVNTRHTSFNQNSIDWLIESLKLPSGQVLPPQFPVNISSFSSPSTMCVGDIVTMGFEDECKVAVQPTYVVSDNLAIISRNGYSAQFEALENGPAFVQVILDNGVGPSQSFSRQLYIGTPNLDNAFLSEINSNNFLSIYPASGFCDLVALRINGIERYDLVEEIEMQKLPTSIAYWDGSQRTGRDNTLGIYPDCNELFRFQVRARNACGWSEWVEFVTDLDGCSNDCSTTNPSGIVSNNFVISPVPASTIIAVDMVQNPEWTFYSRSCSDGITDLGGNSHCTYFVSLQLYDFSGNQVLNITRHELGTSFDVSHLTTGTYVMHITHLGQTEVHQVPIN